The following coding sequences are from one Mytilus trossulus isolate FHL-02 chromosome 8, PNRI_Mtr1.1.1.hap1, whole genome shotgun sequence window:
- the LOC134727750 gene encoding uncharacterized protein LOC134727750 has translation MSDSEKLLDSDHESLPAGTSVHSLRDGISAHNTGNNDLVDTFSLFKTYLDGKIATPHKDLAVGNENFATKLKQEVSVKLKGEGNQIQFNFNCEIMADLVKLQKRIPDEDAACLKLVSGAILKVKKRNKLIRIADKSPAGWKTVREYESDDLASDSEDEKRIRSAETRAIRSIKEKKRPHPYRTTTATASAPSAPMPNQHNARQNNYQQPPFRTGRRREPSSQDICYNCNQLGHWRTQCPLLFSTKPGVSGTRRQQN, from the coding sequence ATGTCTGACTCCGAGAAACTTCTAGATTCCGACCATGAATCTTTGCCAGCTGGTACTAGTGTACATTCGTTGCGTGATGGTATTTCTGCACATAATACTGGGAATAACGACTTGGTGGATACTTTCTCTCTGTTTAAAACCTATCTTGATGGGAAGATCGCTACTCCACACAAAGATTTGGCAGTTGGCAACGAGAATTTTGCTACCAAACTCAAGCAGGAAGTTTCAGTTAAACTCAAAGGTGAGGGCAACCAGATACAATTCAACTTTAATTGTGAAATCATGGCCGACCTCGTTAAGCTCCAGAAGCGTATTCCTGATGAAGATGCAGCTTGTCTTAAATTGGTATCTGGAGCTATCCTTAAGGTTAAGAAGCGAAATAAACTCATCCGCATTGCAGACAAATCTCCTGCAGGATGGAAAACCGTCCGTGAATATGAAAGCGACGACCTTGCCTCCGACTCAGAAGACGAGAAGCGCATTCGTTCTGCAGAAACCCGTGCCATCAGGAGTATCAAGGAAAAGAAAAGACCTCATCCTTATAGAACCACTACAGCTACTGCTTCTGCTCCTTCTGCACCTATGCCTAATCAACATAACGCTAGACAAAACAACTACCAACAGCCGCCCTTTCGGACCGGCAGACGGAGGGAACCGTCATCTCAGGACATCTGTTACAACTGCAACCAGCTTGGTCACTGGCGAACTCAGTGCCCCCTCTTATTCAGTACAAAACCAGGTGTCTCAGGGACAAGAAGGCAACAGAATTAA